One window of the Anaeromyxobacter dehalogenans 2CP-C genome contains the following:
- a CDS encoding HAD family hydrolase yields MADVPEHRRMAILFDLDGTLVDTVPFILASVRHAFDGYGSCPTDAEWIAGIGTPLRAQLASFARCPDDVEPLLARYRSFWIAEHDRWTRCFPSARETVLTLAARGHPLGVVTAKTEEGAYRTLRHVGLLERMGAVIGADSCARSKPDPEPVRLALSRLGAEADAAVMVGDSPHDLAAGRAAGVRTIAALWGACTPEVLRAAAPDHLLEDIAALPALLEAITQGS; encoded by the coding sequence ATGGCGGACGTGCCAGAACACCGCCGGATGGCGATCCTGTTCGATCTGGACGGGACGCTGGTCGACACCGTTCCGTTCATCCTCGCCTCCGTGCGCCATGCCTTCGACGGGTACGGGAGCTGCCCGACGGACGCCGAGTGGATCGCCGGGATCGGAACGCCGCTCCGAGCCCAGCTCGCCTCGTTCGCCCGCTGCCCCGACGACGTCGAGCCCTTGCTCGCGCGCTACCGGTCGTTCTGGATCGCGGAGCACGATCGCTGGACCCGCTGCTTCCCCTCGGCGCGCGAGACGGTGCTGACGCTCGCCGCGCGCGGCCATCCCCTCGGCGTGGTGACGGCGAAGACCGAGGAGGGCGCCTACCGCACGCTGCGCCACGTGGGGCTGCTGGAGCGGATGGGGGCGGTCATCGGGGCGGACAGCTGCGCCCGCTCGAAGCCCGACCCCGAGCCGGTGCGGCTGGCCCTGTCGCGGCTGGGGGCCGAGGCCGACGCGGCCGTCATGGTGGGCGACTCGCCGCACGACCTCGCGGCCGGCCGCGCGGCGGGGGTGCGGACGATCGCAGCGCTGTGGGGCGCCTGCACCCCGGAGGTGCTCCGCGCCGCCGCCCCGGATCACCTCCTCGAGGACATCGCGGCGCTCCCGGCGCTGCTCGAGGCCATCACCCAGGGTTCATGA
- a CDS encoding sensor histidine kinase codes for MPRTISAIADLIQSRRDELCGRFVERARRELRESRMPDPQLLDSFPALLDALVDALRNGPAPRAPAEPPRVAAVATVHGEQRAGMPVDVVQLVWEYGVVGDLILELAEEQGLRPAIADLRVLEAAITAAIAEGVRRFVQAREVTSRRADARLRAVADHAPAALVLRGRDGRFLFVNRFAAEVLGVPQGELLGRRFEDVVPPAVARRLAGADARAGRGTTVELRETLDTPRGLRTFHTVTFALAGASGPEDPAIVSIGLDVTDAQTALERLRHADELLELGDAFLELDRAWRIVRVNRNQERLSRRSRETTLGRVIWEIWPELARPDSPYWIEYHRVMNERVPSEFEAYFEPLDMWNSVAAYPVTDGGVAVFFRDATRRMRDEQRLRQARDFEQQLIGIVSHDLRNPLNAILLGTSSLLAREDLSDRNVASIARIRSAAERATRLIRDLLDLTRARLGGGIPIQPRPTELRQVAQQVVDELEPSYPDRPILVEASGNTQGHWDPDRIAQVIGNLVTNALKYGARGTPVTVGVAAEDGEVLLSVHNLGVPIPAEIIPTLFEPGGRAAPDPTGRSVGLGLFIVERIADAHGGRVEVRSGEEDGTTFTVRLPRTPREGSPGWRAP; via the coding sequence GTGCCGCGCACGATCTCAGCCATCGCCGACCTGATCCAGTCGCGCCGCGACGAGCTCTGCGGCCGGTTCGTGGAGCGCGCCCGCCGGGAGCTGCGCGAGTCGCGCATGCCGGACCCGCAGCTGCTCGACTCCTTCCCCGCCCTGCTGGACGCCCTCGTGGACGCGCTGCGCAACGGGCCCGCGCCGCGCGCACCGGCCGAGCCGCCGCGGGTCGCGGCGGTCGCGACGGTCCACGGCGAGCAGCGCGCGGGCATGCCGGTGGACGTGGTGCAGCTCGTCTGGGAGTACGGCGTCGTCGGCGATCTGATCCTGGAGCTGGCCGAGGAGCAGGGCCTCCGGCCGGCGATCGCGGACCTGCGCGTGCTCGAGGCCGCGATCACGGCGGCCATCGCGGAGGGGGTGCGCCGGTTCGTCCAGGCGCGCGAGGTCACCTCCCGGCGCGCCGACGCGCGGCTCCGCGCGGTCGCGGACCACGCGCCCGCGGCGCTGGTGCTCCGCGGCCGCGACGGCCGGTTCCTGTTCGTGAACCGCTTCGCGGCCGAGGTGCTCGGGGTCCCCCAGGGCGAGCTGCTGGGCCGGCGGTTCGAGGACGTCGTCCCGCCGGCGGTGGCCCGCCGCCTGGCGGGGGCCGACGCGCGCGCCGGGCGCGGCACCACCGTCGAGCTGCGGGAGACGCTCGACACCCCGCGCGGCCTGCGGACGTTCCACACCGTGACGTTCGCGCTCGCCGGCGCGAGCGGGCCGGAGGACCCCGCCATCGTCTCGATCGGCCTCGACGTCACCGACGCGCAGACCGCGCTGGAGCGCCTGCGCCACGCCGACGAGCTGCTCGAGCTGGGCGACGCCTTCCTGGAGCTCGACCGCGCCTGGCGCATCGTCCGGGTGAACCGGAACCAGGAGCGGCTCTCGCGCCGGAGCCGCGAGACCACGCTGGGGCGGGTGATCTGGGAGATCTGGCCGGAGCTGGCGCGGCCCGACTCGCCCTACTGGATCGAGTACCACCGGGTCATGAACGAGCGCGTCCCGAGCGAGTTCGAGGCGTACTTCGAGCCGCTCGACATGTGGAACTCGGTCGCGGCCTACCCGGTGACCGACGGCGGCGTGGCCGTGTTCTTCCGCGACGCCACCCGCCGCATGCGAGACGAGCAGCGGCTCCGGCAGGCCCGGGACTTCGAGCAGCAGCTCATCGGGATCGTCTCGCACGACCTGCGCAACCCGCTGAACGCGATCCTGCTGGGCACGTCCTCGCTGCTCGCGCGCGAGGACCTCTCCGACCGGAACGTCGCCTCCATCGCGCGCATCCGCTCCGCGGCGGAGCGCGCCACCCGGCTCATCCGCGACCTGCTCGACCTCACCCGCGCGCGGCTCGGCGGCGGCATCCCCATCCAGCCCCGCCCGACCGAGCTCCGCCAGGTCGCGCAGCAGGTGGTGGACGAGCTCGAGCCCTCGTATCCCGATCGCCCGATCCTGGTGGAGGCTTCCGGGAACACGCAAGGTCACTGGGATCCCGACCGCATCGCGCAGGTGATCGGGAACCTGGTGACGAACGCGCTCAAGTACGGCGCGCGCGGCACGCCGGTCACGGTCGGCGTCGCGGCCGAGGACGGGGAGGTGCTGCTCTCCGTGCACAACCTCGGCGTGCCCATCCCCGCCGAGATCATCCCGACGCTCTTCGAGCCGGGTGGGCGGGCCGCGCCGGATCCGACCGGGCGGAGCGTCGGGCTGGGCCTGTTCATCGTGGAGCGCATCGCCGACGCGCACGGGGGCCGCGTCGAGGTGCGCTCCGGGGAGGAGGACGGCACCACGTTCACCGTGCGGCTGCCCCGGACGCCGCGCGAGGGCTCCCCGGGCTGGCGAGCGCCCTAG
- a CDS encoding DUF2059 domain-containing protein yields MRLAVSIVALALCSTALAAEPAGGAAADDPAGPAVQALSPEERAEVRELLALTHALDIGEMFSKVIVDQMSETLKSARPDLPARAFDLVADEVNATIAAELRSEGGFADSLVALYRRHFTREEIQALVAFYKTPLGRKLSDKLPTLGQEGMAVGAKWGERLGPKVGERVVKRLQREGIQL; encoded by the coding sequence ATGCGTCTCGCCGTCTCGATCGTCGCGCTCGCGCTGTGCTCGACCGCGCTGGCCGCGGAACCCGCGGGCGGCGCTGCCGCCGATGACCCGGCCGGCCCTGCCGTGCAGGCGCTCAGCCCCGAGGAGCGGGCGGAGGTGCGCGAGCTGCTCGCGCTCACCCACGCGCTCGACATCGGCGAGATGTTCAGCAAGGTCATCGTCGATCAGATGTCCGAGACGCTGAAGAGCGCGCGGCCGGACCTCCCGGCGCGGGCCTTCGACCTCGTCGCGGACGAGGTGAATGCCACCATCGCCGCCGAGCTGAGGTCCGAGGGCGGGTTCGCGGACAGCCTCGTGGCCCTGTACCGGAGGCACTTCACGCGCGAGGAGATCCAGGCGCTCGTCGCGTTCTACAAGACGCCCCTCGGGAGGAAGCTCTCGGACAAGCTGCCCACCCTCGGCCAGGAGGGCATGGCGGTCGGGGCGAAGTGGGGCGAGCGCCTCGGGCCCAAGGTCGGCGAGCGCGTCGTGAAGCGGCTGCAGCGCGAGGGCATCCAGCTCTAG
- a CDS encoding helix-turn-helix domain-containing protein: protein MSPLRAARLRAGLSMEKLAVAAGIGRATLYWAEVAPHRMSERTLAAVAKVLGVTPAELRP from the coding sequence GTGAGCCCGCTGCGCGCTGCGCGGCTCCGCGCCGGCCTGAGCATGGAGAAGCTCGCCGTCGCGGCGGGTATCGGACGCGCGACCCTCTACTGGGCAGAGGTGGCGCCGCACCGGATGTCGGAGCGGACGCTCGCGGCGGTAGCCAAGGTGCTTGGCGTCACGCCGGCGGAGCTCCGGCCATGA